TAAACTTCATAATATTACCTTTGTGCACGAGCGTTACATTTTTACGTTTTTGAGTGATGGCATATTCAACAGCCGAGCGTACTAAACGTTTTGTTCCTTCTTCAGAGACGGGCTTTACACCAATACCGGAAGTTTCTGGAAAACGGATTTTTTTAACACCCATTTCGTTCTGCAAGAACGCAATCATCTTTTTTACTTCGGGCGTACCCGCTTCCCATTCGATACCGGCATAAATATCTTCGGAGTTTTCACGGAAAATCACCATGTCGATATCTTCGGGGCGTTTTACGGGTGATGGTACACCGCTAAAATAACGTACAGGGCGTAAGCACACGTACAAATCTAAAATCTGGCGCAGTGCCACGTTTAAACTACGAATTCCTTTGCCCACGGGTGTGGTGAGCGGGCCTTTAATAGCAACGAGATATTCTTTAATTACCTCAGTGGTTTCATCGGGTAAAAAATTGGGAGGGCAATTTTCGCCATAGGTGGCTTTTGCTTTTTCACCGGCAAAAATTTCAAGCCAGTTAATTTTACGTTTACCGCCGTAAGCTTTTTCAACAGCCGCATCAAAAACAATGACGGACGCATTCCAGATATCCGGACCGGTTCCATCACCTTCGATAAAAGGGATAATCGGGTTATCGGGCACGGTTAATTTTCCGTTTTTAAGAGTAATTTTAGAGCCACTGGCAGGAATTTTAATGTTGTTGGAATAAGCCATACTAAATATCTCCACCGGATAAAATTGCTTTCCGGTATTCACGTTTCATTTTTGAAATAAAATCGATAGAAATTTCTTTGGGACACGCACTCGAACATTCACCAATGTTGGTGCAATTACCAAATCCTTCGGCATCCATGCGTTCCACCATTTTCACCACACGACGCGCGGCTTCGGCCTGTCCTTGTGGCAAAAGCGCCATCTGGCTTACTTTGGCCGCTGTAAAGAGCGAGGCCGAAGCATTGGGACAAGCACCCACGCAAGCCCCACAACCAATGCACGTTGCAGCATCCATCGCTAAATCGGCAATGTCTTTGGGAATAAGATGTGTGTTGGCATCGGGATGAGGGCCAGTTTTAGCCGAGGTATAACCACCAGCCATAATGATGCGATCGAAAGCGCTGCGATCCACCACTAAATCTTTCACTACCGGGAAAGCCTTGGCGCGCCAGGGTTCTACAACAACCGTATCACCATCTTTAAACGAGCGCATGTGCAGCTGGCAGGTAGCATTGCCTGTTTGAGGGCCATGAGCCTGGCCATTAATCATGCACGAACACATCCCGCAAATACCTTCGCGGCAATCGCTATCAAATTCTACGGGAGCAATGTTTTCCTTAATTAACTTTTCGTTTAATACATCGAGCATTTCCAAAAAGGACATGTCGGGTGAAACGGTATCGAGTGTGTATTTTTCCAGACGGCCCGTATCCTGATTATTTTTTTGGCGCCAAACTTCCAAATGAATGGTCATAGTTTTGGATGACATTTTATCTCCTACTTATAACTGCGCTGACTCAAATGCACATTTTCAAATTTTAATTCTTCCTTATGAAGCACTGGTTCTGCGTTGTTGCCCTTATACTCCCAGGCTGACACGTACGAAAATTGATCGTCAATACGCTGTGCTTCACCTTCGGGCGTTTGTGATTCTTCGCGAAAGTGTCCACCGCATGATTCACTGCGGTTTAAAGCATCGCGCGCCATCAGCTCGCCTAAATCAAAAAAGTCGGCTACGCGGCCAGCCATTTCGAGGTTTTTATTCAATTCTTCGTTACTGCCGGGAATTTTTACCGTCTTCCAGAATTCATCACGGAGCTTTTGAATTTTACCAATGGCGGTTTTTAATCCTTCGGCTGTACGTGACATACCCACATAATCCCACATGATAAAACCAAGCTCGCGATAGAACGATTCCACCGAACGCGTTCCGGTTTTGCTCACATCGAGTAATTTTTTGATACCGGCTTTTACTTCATCTTCGGCTTTTTTAAATTCGGGAGTGTCGGTGCTATTTTTCTGAGGTCCAATTTTAGCAAGATAATCACCAATAGTAGACGGGATAACAAAATAACCATCCGATAAGCCCTGCATGAGTGCCGATGCGCCCAAGCGGTTGGCACCGTGATCGGAGAAATTAGCTTCACCCAAGGCAAATAAGCCAGGGATAGTGGTCATGAGATGATAATCTACCCATAATCCACCCATGGTGTAATGCACCGCAGGGTACATACGCATGGGCGTTTTATATGGATCTTCGCCGGTAATTTGCGCATACATCTGGAACAAATTGCCGTATTTATCGCGCACTACTTTTTCGGTATCGCGCTTAATGGCGTCTCTAAAATCTAAATAAACCGCCAATCCACTTTCGCCCACACCGCGTCCTTCATCGCACATTTGCTTGGCATTGCGGCTGGCCACATCGCGAGGCACCAAATTACCAAAGCTTGGATACTTGCGTTCCAAATAATAATCACGATCTTCTTCGGGAATGGTGTTGGGGTCTTTTTTACAATCTTCTTTTTTCTTGGGCACCCATACACGACCATCGTTACGCAGCGATTCACTCATAAGAGTGAGTTTAGACTGATGATCACCGGATACAGGAATACAGGTAGGGTGAATTTGCGTGTAGCAAGGATTTCCAAAGAAAGCACCTTTGCGATAACAACGGAAAGCCGCTGTTACGTTGGAGTTCATGGCGTTGGTAGAAAGATAATACACACGGCCATAACCACCGGTAGCTAAAATAACTGCATCGCCGGCAAATTTTTCGATGGCGCCGGTTACAAGATCACGTGTGATAATACCACGCGCTTTGCCGTCAATCATCACAACATCCAGCATTTCGGTACGGGAATAGAGTTTTACTTTACCCAATTCAACCTGACGCATGAGCGCGCCGTAGGCTCCCAAAAGAAGCTGCTGGCCGGTTTGGCCTTTGGCATAAAAAGTACGGGATACTTGAGCGCCACCAAAAGAACGGTTGGCCAGTTCACCGGAATATTCGCGGGCAAATGGAACACCTTGGGCCACGCATTGATCAATGATATTGGCTGAATTTTGCGCTAAACGATAAACGTTAGCTTCGCGCGCACGGTAATCGCCGCCTTTAATGGTATCGTAAAACAAGCGATAAACCGAATCACCATCGTTGGGATAATTTTTAGCAGCGTTGATACCACCTTGGGCCGCAATGGAGTGTGCGCGGCGAGGAGAATCTTGTACGCAAAAACTTTTTACATTATAGCCCATTTCGGCCAGTGAAGCCGCAGCTGAGGCACCGGCTAAACCCGTGCCCACAACGAGAATAGTGTATTTGCGTTTATTGGCCGGATTGACGAGCTTTAAATCAAATTTGCATTTTTCCCATTTTTGGGAAAGCGGTCCATCCGGAATACGTGAATCTAATACCATGATCTTACCCCCGGAAATAAATCACGATGGGAATAAATAAAAATCCCAACGATAAAATAACAGCTAACAATGTGCTTAAATTCTGCAGCGTTTTGGTGTTACGCGCGCGTGTTAAGCCAAGCGACTGAAAAGCGCTCCAAAAGCCATGACGTATATGAAAACCAATAGCAATCATACACACCACATAAAAAATTACTTCGCCAGGCTCGCTAAATTCTTCCACCACTAACTTGTATAAATCACGGGTTTCTTCACCATGAAGTGTGGTGGTATAGCCATCAGCCATGCCTGGTCCAAAACGAAAATCGGCAATGTGAATCACCAGGAAAACAAGTAAAAACAAACCAGAAATCGCCATGTTGCGCGAACTTACCGTACTGGTAGCGGCACCTTTACCTTGTAATTTTTTATAATCTTCCGGACGAGAGGCTTTGTTTTTAATGGTCACGGCAATGGCTAAAACAATATGAAACAGAAAAAGGCCCAAAAGACCAAATTCGGCAACGGTCAAGAGTGGCCCATAGCTATGTAACTTTTGAACGTAAGTATTATAAGGATCGGGTGAGCTACTGTAGAGTGGTAAATTGCCCAACAAATGAGTGATAATAAAGCCCATCAGGGCTAAGCCTGATAAACCCATCAAAAATTTAAGACCTACCGAGGATGTAAATGCTTTTTTAAGTGATATCATAAACCCCTTTAATGCTAGCCGTTCTATAAAGTGCAGCTTAAGAAACCTTGAACGGGCGACATAAACCAAATAATAGCGCGGTGGTCAAGAAAATTGACGGCATTATCAGGACAGATACTTCTTAGTGCTGGCTGACTTGTTTTATCCTTTTTACCCTGTCTCTAAACTCGGCGGCTTTTTGAGGTTTGCCTGTTTTTTCGCAAAATAATGCTACTTTTTCATAAAGGGGAATTAAACGGGCATCGTACGGATCAAATGCTTTTTGTAAAATCTCCAAACCCTGATTGTAATGCTGCTCGGCCATGGCCACATTGCCCGAGTAATAATAATTGTCGGCCAAGGCCACAAGCCCCATGCCCACATTGGGATGTTCACGCCCATAGGTTAAAATATCAAAGCCAATGGCTTTTTCGTAGAGAGGAATGGCATCTTTAAACTTACCTTCCCTTTTATAAATAACTCCCAATTCCGACATAATACTGGATGACAATTCATTATCAAGACGCGTGGGGTTATTTTCCATAATACCAAGGGCTTTTTCATACAAAGGCTTGGCTGACGGATATTTACCCTGTAAAAAATAAGTATTGGCCAAAGCATAATAGGAACGGGCCAATTCGGTATCGTTTGGCTTTAATAGCTTTTCACGCAATACAATAACAACACGCGCTTCCGACTCGGCGTCCATATAACGGCCTGTTTTACGATACATTTCCGATAAATTGAGTAACGACACCAAAGTTTTGGGATCTTCATCTCCCAACTTATTTTTACGAATGGTGTAAGCCTGCATTAAATACTGGTCGGCTAAAGCCTGATTGCCTTGTTCAAGATACAGTAACCCTAAATTAGTAAGTGGAACCGCATACTCAGGGTCATCTAAACCAAATATTTTTTCGGATAATTTTAAAGCTTCAAGCGCTTTGGGAATGGCTTTTTCTAAATCACCTTTTTGATAATAGCGCAAAGAGTCGGCATTGAGTTGGTTGATTTTCTGCTTTTCGCGTTCCTTACAACAGGTTAACGCTAGCAAAACAAGAAGAACTATTCCAAATTGAGAACGGATAAATTTCATACTTTTGTTTGCGAAGCAATCCATTGTAAAAATGCAAGATTCCCATCCTTAATTGGAAGCGCCACCACACAAGGACACTCGTAAGGATGAAGTAATTTAACACGCTTAATAACGCGCTTTACAAGGCTAGTTTGCGTTTTAAGAATAAGTGCCACCTCGCGACTTTTTTGTATTTTTTTATCCCACCAATATACCGACTGAATACTTCCCAAAATATTGGCACAGGCCGCAAGCTTTTCGTGCACCATAGTTTGGCTTATAAAACGCGCTGTCTTTAAATTGGGAACGGTAATGTAAACAATAGAAAAAGCCACCTGCCTTTTGTAACAGGCTTAAAGGCAATGAGCTACTTTTTTTTAGTATTGTAAAATTAGGGATGTAAAAAATTTTGAGAATGTAGAGAAGGCTGCTTTTTTTTAAGCGCCTGCTTAATAGCTTCAACCAACCTTTTCTCGTCACAGGGTTTATATAAAAGTTCATCCACCTGAGCTTTTTTTGCTTTGGCTGTAATGCCGGTTTCTTGGCTTCCAGTAAGCACAATGATAGGCATAGACGCTGTATCGTGGTTTTGCTTTAACGCATAGCAGAGATCCCAACCACAGGCTGTATCTAGGACAAGTAAATTGGGGCGAAAGGTTTTTATTTTTTCTAATGCCTTTTCCGCCGACAAGGCCACGTCCACCACAAAGCCATGGCTTTGCAAATAAAGAGTCAACATCTGCAACAAAACACCTTCATTATCCACCAGTAAAATACGCGACTTACTAAAGCTTTGCATGTGCCTACTCGCATGATTCATTAATTGCTCTAAATCGTCACCATCGGCTAAATACATGGCTGTTCCCACTTGTATTTCATAGCCAGAATAGAATTGATCCGCATCAAGCATTTCACCCAATATATGAGAAATACGCTGTGCTATAGAGTAAGCTCCCTTGCGCGTTGTTTGTGCTAAAACAGAAAAACAATTAGCCAAAGTGTGCCTAAACAAAATATCTTCTCTACGTAAAATATCGTTTTCAATTGCATCGCCCAAACGCTCCATTAAAAACTGTAAGCCCTTCGATTCGTTTTTTACAGTTATACCCATTGGATCTTTAAGCACTACTTGCAAGTAAGCTAAATTCTGACCTTTATCGATGGCTGCCATAGACATTTTTTTGAATATCTTAGAGAAAAAGATAGCCTCATTATAAACAGGTAACACCATATTAAAAGTGGAACCCACCCCTTCTGTACTTTTGGCCCAAATACCACCGTGATGAAGTCTTACTATTTCTTTGGAAATAGTAAGACCTAGCCCTGTTCCTTTATAACCAGCACCACCAGAAGGACGATTAATTTGTACAAATTTATTAAACAGATCGTTAAACTGTGCCTCTGGGATTCCTTCACCATCATCTTTTACTGTAATTTGAATCAATTCACTTTTATTTTGCTCCATCAACATTTCCGAGCGCACATGAACAGGCACATCGTTTAAAGACACAATATTCAATTCTATGTTCACCCGTGAACGTGCATATCGTACAGCATTAGAAATTATGTTGTGAAACAGTTGCGTCATTAAAGTTGAATCGGCCAAAATATCGGGGATTTCTCTTGAATGAGTAGAAATAGTAATTTTCTTTTCAGGGCTTTCTGCCTGAAACGATTCTACAAAGCCGTTAATCATTTTTAATACTTCTAAACGTTCGTGCTTCATTTTTACATGGCCCGATTCAAGACGAGAAAGATCAAGTAAATTATTAATAATGCGTCCCAAGCGATCTACATTGCGGCTTCCAATTTCAATAACTTTTAATTGCTCTTTGGTTAATGCTCCCACAAAGCCATCGCGCAAGTTGGTGATAGCACCTTTTACAATGGTAAGCGGTGTTCTTAACTCGTGCGATACGGTGCCAATAAAATCATCTTTTAATTGATCTAATTTTTTGCGTTCACTGATATCGTGAACAAAAGCATTAAAAATAATTTCGTTTCCGTTTTGCGTTGTCCAAATACTTATTTCTACCGGAAATTCATTATGGTTTTTCCCCCACACTTTTGTTTCAAAACGTTTCTCAAAACCATGAGTGCGGGCTTCAGACAAAATAGAGGGATAAAGTTCAAAAAAGGAATGTTGTAGTTGAGTTGGAATAATAAGATCAACGAGTTTAGCGCCCACCACATCATCGTGGGAATAGCCAAACAAGTCGCAAGCTTTTTTATTAAAGCTTAAAACAAGGCCTTCTTCATCAACAGCAATATAACCGTCGAAGGCCGTGTCGAGTATGCGCCCGTAATACGATGTTTTCAAAACTCCCCTTACCCACCCGAAATCAATTGATTTATTGTAACACACTGGTATCTTAGCGCCCAATCAAAATCCTTGTTTTTAGGAGATATTTATGACCCCTTCACTAGATAGTTTTAAAACCAAAAAGAACCTCAAAATTGGAAAAACCACCTACTCTTACTTTAGCTTAAAGGCACTGGAAGCGAGCGGGTACAATATATCTAAGATACCGTTTTCATTAAGAATTTTACTTGAAAACCTACTCCGAAACGAAAACAACCTCTCCGTTTTTAAAAATGATATCGAAATTTTAGCCAAATCTGCTGGCAACCCAACCGAACACGAAATTAACTTTATGCCAGCCCGCGTCATTTTACAGGACTTTACTGGTGTCCCCTGCGTGGTGGATTTAGCCACCATGCGTGATGCCATAAAAGCGTTAGGCGGCGACCCTAAAAAAATTAACCCGCTTCAACCGGTGGAACTTGTGATCGATCACTCGGTGCAAGTAGATGCATACGGTTCGTCCAAAGCTTTAAAAACCAATATTGGTTTAGAATTTAGCCGCAACCGCGAACGCTATGAATTTTTAAAATGGGGACAAAACGCTTTTAACAATTTTAAAGTTGTTCCGCCCGATACCGGCATTGTGCATCAGGTTAATTTAGAACACTTGGGCCGCGTGGTAATGGCCAACGATAAAAACGAAATTTTTCCCGATACCGTGGTGGGTACCGATTCACACACCACCATGATTAACGGTTTGGGTATTTTGGGTTGGGGTGTAGGCGGCATTGAAGCCGAAGCGGCCATGTTGGGGCAACCATCTACCATGCTCATTCCGCAAGTTGTGGGTTTTAAACTTTTGGGGAAAACCCGTGAAGGAGTTACCGCCACCGACGTGGTGCTCACCATCACGCAAATGCTGCGTAAAAAAGGTGTGGTAGGAAAATTTGTTGAATATTACGGCCCCGGCATGCTCGATTTAAGCCTGGCCGACCGCGCTACCATTGCCAACATGGCTCCCGAATATGGTGCTACCTGCGGTTTTTTCCCGGTAGATAAAGAAACTCTCAACTTTTTAAAGTTAAGCGGGCGCAGCAAACAACAAATTGAACTGGTGGAAAAATACTTAAAAGCCCAAGGCTTGTTTGTAACCAAAAACACGGTTTGGCCCAATTACAGCGACACTTTAGAATTAGACTTAGCCTCGGTAGAACCTTCAATGGCAGGTCCTAGCCGTCCGCAAGACCGTGTTCTGTTAAAAGATGTGGCTGCTTCCTTTTTGGAAAAGAAAGAGGGACTGCGTCCCAAGGATTTCAAAGGCGAAGCCTCCAACGAATCGATTAGTTTTGGAAAAGTAACTCACGTGCCACGCGATGGTGATGTGGTGATTGCCGCTATTACCAGTTGCACCAATACGTCCAATCCTTCGGTGATGCTGGCTGCCGGTATTGTAGCTAAAAAGGCCGCCAAGCTGGGGTTAAAAACCAAACCCTGGGTTAAAACCTCGCTTGCTCCCGGATCACAAGTGGTAACCGGCTATTTGGAAAAAACAAAACTTTTGCCGTATCTCGAAAAACTCAATTTTCATGTGGTAGGTTATGGCTGTACTACCTGTATTGGTAATTCAGGACCACTGCATCCTACCGTTGGCGAAGCGTATAAAAAACGTGGGCTCGTAACCGCTTCTGTTCTTTCTGGCAATCGTAATTTTGAAGGCCGCGTGCATAGCGATGTGCGTGCCAATTATTTAGCTTCGCCTCCTCTTGTGGTGGCTTATGCTTTAGCCGGAAAAATTGATATTAAATGGGATAGCGAACCGCTAGGCCAGGATTCTAAAGGAAAGCCTGTTTTCTTAAAAGATATTTGGCCTACCAATAAAGAAGTAAAAGCAGCACTTAAATCCATAACCTCGGCTCTATTTGCCAAGCGTTACAAAAATGTTTTTGATGGCGATAAAAACTGGAAGGCCATTAAAGTTCCCAAATCCGAAACTTATGCCTGGGATGCCAAATCGACATATATCCGCCGTGCTCCTTACTTTGATGGCATGACTAAAACACCCAAACCTTTAAACGATATTAAAGCCGCACGGGTATTAGCTGTATTTGGAGATTCCATTACAACCGATCATATTTCTCCCGCCGGCAATATTAAAGCTTCAAGCCCGGCCGGGTTATATTTAAAAAATAACGGTGTGGCCGAAGTTGATTTTAACTCGTACGGCTCTCGAAGAGGCAATCACGAAGCCATGGTGCGCGGTACTTTTGCCAATGTGCGCATTAAAAACCAAATGCTTCCCGGTACCGAAGGCGGGATGACCAAACACATTCCAAGCGGTGAAACACTGTCAATTTATGACGCAGCTGTAAAATATCATGACGCAGGTACCCCGCTGGTAATTCTTGCGGGCAAAGAATACGGTTCAGGCTCTTCGCGCGACTGGGCCGCTAAGGGCCCGCACCTGCAAGGCATTAAAGCCGTCATTGCCGAATCGTACGAACGTATCCATCGTTCCAATTTAATTGGCATGGGCATACTGCCATTGCAATTCTTACCCGGACACAATCGCGAGTCTTTGGGACTTACCGGTGAAGAAGAAATTACCATTGAAGGTTTAACCAGCATGAAACCGCGTCAAAAAATGATGGTTAATGCGGGTGGCAAAAGCTTTGAAGCGCTCTCACGTGTGGATACACCGGTTGAAATGGAATATTTACGTCATGGCGGTATTTTGCAATACGTGCTGCGCCAATTGTTATGAGCAGGTCATCAGACCTTAAAGCGGATAGCTTTAGGCAAGAGCGTAAATTTTCCTGGCAAGTAACCCACAGTATCGCCGTCCATGTCCACAGGTAATTCCTGATTAGGGTACGCGGGTTTTAATTCTATTTCTTTTCCCCTGTAAAATTTGACTTCGGGTAATTTTAAATACTGCCCCGAGTATAAACGCGGCAGTTCGCGGATAGCGCGTGCCAAGGTAAATTTTCCAATAGACACCACATCAAAAATACCATCGTTAAGCCTGGCCATGGGAGAGGCATACATACCGGCCCCATAAAAGGGACCATTGGCAATCACCAAATTTAACACATTCAGAGCATGGTTTTTCCCATCTACCCTACAATTCATTTTTTGAATTCTGTATTCAATAAACGCACGGGCTAAACCATACATATAAGCACCCTTGGCTCCTCCCCAACGTGGCGCTTTATTGGAATGTTGATCAACAAGAACACCAATACCCACATACGCATTGTTTAAAAAATAAAGTGTTTCTTCCTGATGTTTTAAATTAAAAAGATGAGCCACACCTACATCCAGTAATTTTGTTTTGTTGCCGCTTAAATGTTTAATAGCCTGAGCCGGATCGCGTGAAATACCCAAGGCACGGGCCAAATCGCTACCACGGCCAAAAGGTAGAATTCCCAAAATGGCTTTAGGGTTAATAGCCATTTCATTTTCGTAAAAACCGTTTAAACATTCGCGCAATGTCCCATCACCACCAACGGAGATTACTTTTTCATACCCTTCTTTAAGCGCTTTACGCACCAAACTTGTAGCCTCACCCGGCTTCCGCGTAAAACCAACATTAAAGGAACGTAGTTCCCCTTTTAAGGCATGTGATAAATCTTTCCACGCTTTTTCCAATGCACCACGGGCAGCCGCAGGATTAACAATGATAATGGTTTTGGACATGCTACTCTTTTACTCCCTCAATACAGTCGTTGAGATAACTGATGGTGTCTTTAATCACCAAACGTTTTGAGTTTTTGCGAAACTTGTGGATGCACGACGGGCACTGGGTAACCACCATTTGAATATTGCGATCGTACACTTCTTCAAGCCTCTCTTTGGCAATAGCATCGGATGTATCTTTATTTAGAATAGAATAACAACCTCCCTGCCCCGAACAGCCGGTTTCTTTTCCATGATGATGGAATTCCTGCGGATGATAACCCGATACCTGGCTAATAAGCTCCCTTGGCAATTCAGTTTCACCCAAATAACGGCTTAGGTAACAGGGATCGTGATAAATAAGCTTGGTACGGATATTTTTTTTAATTTTATAATTTATATTATGAAGAAAAGGTTCCAAAAACTGATTAATAGTAATCACCTTTCCTGGCAAATCGAAGGCGTATTTTTTATACGTATTTTTTAATGTATGAATGCAGGTAGGCGAGCCGCTAATAATTGTTTTATACTTTTTCATGGCATGAAAATTAATTTCGGCCACATCCACAAACTCGTCTTCCATACCAGCCGACAAAAGAGGATAACCACAACACTGAATTGCTTCGGGATACACACTTACAAAATCAATTTTTAACTTGGCAAATAACTCAAAAGTATCACGGACCACTTCGGGGGCTTTGGCAATGGTGGTACAACTGGCAAAATAGGCTACCGGCGATTCCATGTGAATAAACTTTTCATCTACATAATCTTTAAGCTTGGTGAGTAAATCTTTGGCAAACGGATTATTATTACGATGAAATTTGGCCAAAAAGCCCGCAATTTCGGGAGGCGCTAAGCCTTGTTTTACAGCACGTTCGCGCACATCTTGAACAATAGGCGGAATCACATTGCCATGATCGCATTGTTCGGTACAGGCTTTACACGTAAGGCATTGGTAAGACAATTTGGCGACTTCGGCATCAAACGGAATGGCACCCTTACGCACCAAATTTAGAGTCTGCATCATACCCCAGGGCGAATGCGATTCGTTGCCGCCTGTTTTAACTACAGGGCAGGCGCTTTGACACAAACGAGGACAGGCAGAACAAAGTTCGAGTGTTTTTTCAAATTCTTCTAACATAAATTATCCCCTACCCTGCAATTTTAAGGCGTTTTAATTGAGCCATATTTTCCAGCTCCCGTTTTAATCTTTTTTCGGCCAAATTCTCTACATCGGCACCGTGTAAAAACAATTCGGCATTTTTACGGAAAGTTTGCTTAAAAAATTTTGGTTTTAATAAAAGTTCATCTAGCTTTTCGGTAGTTCCCAAACGTGTGGGCCAATAAAAACGATGTTTTAATTCTTCGCCCATATGCACCAAGGCTTCTTTTTTTGCTTCTAGCAAAGCACTTAAATCGGCTAATTTAAAAGCTACAGCTACTTTATCGGTTGTTTTTTGTCCTAACTCCGTCATTATAGTTTCAGTTTCTTCCTGATCAATAACACACAAAAACAAGGGACGAATAAACGATGTGAGCATGTTTCTTAAAAACTCAGAGGCTTCACTTACG
This is a stretch of genomic DNA from bacterium. It encodes these proteins:
- a CDS encoding NADP-dependent isocitrate dehydrogenase (Converts isocitrate to alpha ketoglutarate); its protein translation is MAYSNNIKIPASGSKITLKNGKLTVPDNPIIPFIEGDGTGPDIWNASVIVFDAAVEKAYGGKRKINWLEIFAGEKAKATYGENCPPNFLPDETTEVIKEYLVAIKGPLTTPVGKGIRSLNVALRQILDLYVCLRPVRYFSGVPSPVKRPEDIDMVIFRENSEDIYAGIEWEAGTPEVKKMIAFLQNEMGVKKIRFPETSGIGVKPVSEEGTKRLVRSAVEYAITQKRKNVTLVHKGNIMKF
- a CDS encoding succinate dehydrogenase/fumarate reductase iron-sulfur subunit, yielding MTIHLEVWRQKNNQDTGRLEKYTLDTVSPDMSFLEMLDVLNEKLIKENIAPVEFDSDCREGICGMCSCMINGQAHGPQTGNATCQLHMRSFKDGDTVVVEPWRAKAFPVVKDLVVDRSAFDRIIMAGGYTSAKTGPHPDANTHLIPKDIADLAMDAATCIGCGACVGACPNASASLFTAAKVSQMALLPQGQAEAARRVVKMVERMDAEGFGNCTNIGECSSACPKEISIDFISKMKREYRKAILSGGDI
- a CDS encoding fumarate reductase/succinate dehydrogenase flavoprotein subunit, yielding MVLDSRIPDGPLSQKWEKCKFDLKLVNPANKRKYTILVVGTGLAGASAAASLAEMGYNVKSFCVQDSPRRAHSIAAQGGINAAKNYPNDGDSVYRLFYDTIKGGDYRAREANVYRLAQNSANIIDQCVAQGVPFAREYSGELANRSFGGAQVSRTFYAKGQTGQQLLLGAYGALMRQVELGKVKLYSRTEMLDVVMIDGKARGIITRDLVTGAIEKFAGDAVILATGGYGRVYYLSTNAMNSNVTAAFRCYRKGAFFGNPCYTQIHPTCIPVSGDHQSKLTLMSESLRNDGRVWVPKKKEDCKKDPNTIPEEDRDYYLERKYPSFGNLVPRDVASRNAKQMCDEGRGVGESGLAVYLDFRDAIKRDTEKVVRDKYGNLFQMYAQITGEDPYKTPMRMYPAVHYTMGGLWVDYHLMTTIPGLFALGEANFSDHGANRLGASALMQGLSDGYFVIPSTIGDYLAKIGPQKNSTDTPEFKKAEDEVKAGIKKLLDVSKTGTRSVESFYRELGFIMWDYVGMSRTAEGLKTAIGKIQKLRDEFWKTVKIPGSNEELNKNLEMAGRVADFFDLGELMARDALNRSESCGGHFREESQTPEGEAQRIDDQFSYVSAWEYKGNNAEPVLHKEELKFENVHLSQRSYK
- a CDS encoding succinate dehydrogenase cytochrome b subunit; the protein is MISLKKAFTSSVGLKFLMGLSGLALMGFIITHLLGNLPLYSSSPDPYNTYVQKLHSYGPLLTVAEFGLLGLFLFHIVLAIAVTIKNKASRPEDYKKLQGKGAATSTVSSRNMAISGLFLLVFLVIHIADFRFGPGMADGYTTTLHGEETRDLYKLVVEEFSEPGEVIFYVVCMIAIGFHIRHGFWSAFQSLGLTRARNTKTLQNLSTLLAVILSLGFLFIPIVIYFRG
- a CDS encoding tetratricopeptide repeat protein, with protein sequence MKFIRSQFGIVLLVLLALTCCKEREKQKINQLNADSLRYYQKGDLEKAIPKALEALKLSEKIFGLDDPEYAVPLTNLGLLYLEQGNQALADQYLMQAYTIRKNKLGDEDPKTLVSLLNLSEMYRKTGRYMDAESEARVVIVLREKLLKPNDTELARSYYALANTYFLQGKYPSAKPLYEKALGIMENNPTRLDNELSSSIMSELGVIYKREGKFKDAIPLYEKAIGFDILTYGREHPNVGMGLVALADNYYYSGNVAMAEQHYNQGLEILQKAFDPYDARLIPLYEKVALFCEKTGKPQKAAEFRDRVKRIKQVSQH
- a CDS encoding divalent-cation tolerance protein CutA — protein: MTVPNLKTARFISQTMVHEKLAACANILGSIQSVYWWDKKIQKSREVALILKTQTSLVKRVIKRVKLLHPYECPCVVALPIKDGNLAFLQWIASQTKV
- a CDS encoding PAS domain S-box protein, which translates into the protein MKTSYYGRILDTAFDGYIAVDEEGLVLSFNKKACDLFGYSHDDVVGAKLVDLIIPTQLQHSFFELYPSILSEARTHGFEKRFETKVWGKNHNEFPVEISIWTTQNGNEIIFNAFVHDISERKKLDQLKDDFIGTVSHELRTPLTIVKGAITNLRDGFVGALTKEQLKVIEIGSRNVDRLGRIINNLLDLSRLESGHVKMKHERLEVLKMINGFVESFQAESPEKKITISTHSREIPDILADSTLMTQLFHNIISNAVRYARSRVNIELNIVSLNDVPVHVRSEMLMEQNKSELIQITVKDDGEGIPEAQFNDLFNKFVQINRPSGGAGYKGTGLGLTISKEIVRLHHGGIWAKSTEGVGSTFNMVLPVYNEAIFFSKIFKKMSMAAIDKGQNLAYLQVVLKDPMGITVKNESKGLQFLMERLGDAIENDILRREDILFRHTLANCFSVLAQTTRKGAYSIAQRISHILGEMLDADQFYSGYEIQVGTAMYLADGDDLEQLMNHASRHMQSFSKSRILLVDNEGVLLQMLTLYLQSHGFVVDVALSAEKALEKIKTFRPNLLVLDTACGWDLCYALKQNHDTASMPIIVLTGSQETGITAKAKKAQVDELLYKPCDEKRLVEAIKQALKKKQPSLHSQNFLHP